In a genomic window of Bacillota bacterium:
- a CDS encoding DUF3231 family protein, with amino-acid sequence MGTENYPLGVAGIREMIKRELLGQTIFSLYTRRLRQVFFDKHNSGHISTVEAFNIWNSLRARYASIQTHKTDMNFVHDRDLYMLLRNHLSHFGKQVNVLEKAAKDYKVKPPARPPEEINFTTKIDEITDDYIFKRIYADLHAELFALSRATRSSTTNDNLRKIFNDIFLVHINIFERYYKYGKLKGWTDIEPSYTSFKEVEREQLSVSEAYHIWDHLNERYDQIQLTQFYLTFAHDADFKKILSRGLTELTKQASILEKLATKFYVPLPKKPPAFQEASVDPEIMEDNFVFRRLFTGIQAAIGLHIRAVVETVRNDYLREEFYKLLKKELEILDAYLKYGKLKGWLPAVPTYSP; translated from the coding sequence ATGGGGACAGAAAATTATCCTTTGGGAGTGGCAGGCATACGGGAAATGATAAAACGAGAATTGTTGGGACAAACCATATTTAGTCTGTATACTAGGAGGTTGCGGCAGGTGTTTTTTGACAAACACAACAGTGGCCATATAAGCACCGTTGAAGCATTCAATATCTGGAATTCTTTAAGGGCAAGGTATGCCAGTATCCAAACACATAAGACGGATATGAACTTTGTTCATGACCGTGACCTTTATATGTTGTTGAGAAATCATTTAAGCCATTTTGGCAAACAAGTTAATGTTCTGGAAAAAGCAGCAAAAGATTATAAAGTTAAACCTCCCGCAAGGCCACCGGAAGAAATTAATTTTACCACCAAAATAGATGAGATAACTGATGACTACATTTTCAAAAGGATTTATGCTGATTTACATGCTGAATTGTTTGCCTTAAGCCGGGCTACTCGTTCCTCTACAACTAATGATAACCTTAGAAAGATATTTAACGATATTTTCCTTGTCCATATAAATATTTTTGAAAGGTACTACAAATACGGCAAGTTAAAAGGCTGGACTGATATTGAACCTTCCTATACATCTTTCAAAGAGGTTGAAAGGGAACAACTTTCCGTAAGCGAGGCTTATCATATTTGGGATCATTTAAATGAGAGATATGATCAGATACAACTCACTCAATTTTATTTAACTTTTGCTCACGACGCTGATTTTAAAAAAATATTGAGTAGGGGATTGACGGAACTTACAAAACAAGCCAGTATTCTGGAAAAACTGGCAACTAAATTTTACGTTCCACTTCCGAAAAAACCACCTGCATTCCAAGAAGCATCAGTCGACCCAGAAATCATGGAAGATAATTTTGTATTCAGGAGGCTTTTCACGGGTATACAGGCAGCCATTGGTTTACATATTAGAGCTGTAGTTGAAACGGTCCGCAATGATTATCTGCGAGAAGAGTTTTATAAGTTATTAAAGAAAGAATTAGAAATATTAGATGCTTACCTTAAGTATGGAAAACTTAAAGGATGGTTGCCTGCAGTGCCGACTTATAGTCCGTAA
- a CDS encoding TrkH family potassium uptake protein has product MINVDSRTKKLKPLSITPAQAIVIGYLLFDILATILLSLPFSLNPGMNLSIIDALFTATSAISVTGLTVVSTPETFSFIGKVILTFLLQFGGIGIMTLGTLFYVLRGTKVNLLTRMMMKSDQNQTSFSGMIKLMLFILKVAIVLEVIGTVILTIYFWLFYNMPFDKALGFGSFHSVSGFTNAGFDLFGNSLQNFTQDYFIQSVISLLLLAGAIGFPVLMELYFYFKALYDKSRFHFSLYTKVTTVTFFILLIIGFVMVIISESSSALAGLPWHEKISIALFHSLNTRSGGFSTIDAGVLHNAALLFFSLLMFIGASPSSCGGGIRTTTFAIAFLSMLASFRGRSDVRIFRRELYHENITRAFTVFFIATMLVVGSVFLLTILEPYTTNEIVFEVCSAFGTTGLSTGITGDLSTLGKLIIITLMFIGRIGIISLLLFFQGKTIAGPKYHLLKERIIIG; this is encoded by the coding sequence ATGATTAATGTCGATTCAAGAACAAAGAAGCTAAAGCCTCTATCTATAACGCCTGCCCAGGCAATAGTAATTGGCTATTTACTTTTTGATATTTTAGCAACAATTTTATTAAGCTTACCCTTTTCTCTTAACCCAGGTATGAATTTAAGCATTATTGATGCATTATTTACTGCAACCAGTGCCATTAGCGTAACTGGACTGACCGTAGTTAGCACCCCCGAGACTTTTAGTTTTATTGGTAAGGTTATACTTACCTTCTTGCTTCAATTCGGTGGTATTGGCATTATGACCTTAGGCACATTATTTTACGTACTTCGAGGCACAAAAGTTAACCTCTTAACGCGGATGATGATGAAGTCTGACCAAAATCAGACATCCTTTAGCGGGATGATAAAATTAATGCTCTTCATATTAAAAGTTGCTATTGTCTTAGAGGTAATCGGAACGGTAATCCTCACAATATACTTCTGGCTTTTTTATAACATGCCCTTTGACAAGGCATTAGGATTTGGTAGCTTCCATAGTGTATCAGGATTTACTAATGCCGGTTTTGATTTATTTGGAAATAGTTTACAAAATTTCACCCAAGATTACTTTATTCAAAGCGTTATTTCTTTATTATTATTAGCCGGAGCTATTGGCTTTCCTGTATTAATGGAATTATATTTTTACTTTAAAGCTCTCTATGATAAAAGTCGCTTTCATTTCTCTTTATATACAAAAGTTACTACCGTAACCTTTTTTATTTTGCTGATCATAGGTTTTGTTATGGTTATTATATCCGAAAGTTCAAGTGCATTGGCTGGTTTACCCTGGCACGAAAAAATTTCAATTGCTTTGTTTCACTCACTGAATACTCGTAGCGGTGGTTTTAGTACAATTGATGCAGGGGTCTTACATAATGCAGCTTTACTATTTTTCAGTTTGTTAATGTTTATTGGTGCTTCCCCCAGCAGTTGTGGTGGTGGTATAAGGACCACAACTTTTGCCATAGCCTTCCTTAGTATGTTAGCATCCTTTCGCGGCCGCAGCGACGTAAGGATTTTTAGACGCGAACTTTATCATGAAAATATAACCAGGGCTTTTACAGTTTTCTTTATTGCCACCATGCTTGTAGTTGGTTCAGTATTTTTACTCACCATACTTGAACCTTACACAACAAATGAAATAGTTTTTGAAGTCTGTTCAGCTTTTGGTACAACCGGGCTTTCCACGGGCATTACGGGTGACTTGAGTACCCTAGGGAAGCTCATTATAATTACGCTCATGTTTATAGGCCGGATAGGAATAATTTCTCTTTTGTTATTTTTCCAAGGTAAAACAATTGCCGGTCCTAAGTATCATTTATTAAAAGAAAGAATTATTATTGGTTAG
- a CDS encoding PAS domain S-box protein, giving the protein MKRFFYSLRFRIILLILLAVLPALGLILYTANEEHKLATQQAKADALTIARLISHDEERIIAESRQFLAVTAQLPIFLSGGSAEHTAFLQDLLGKTPHYSSISVVKPDGSLLSSSPPVNESIDLADRPYLQRSLLTGEFRVGDYQISRLTGSASLPFSYPIIDDVGRIQAVLVAELDLAWLNQMAAEAKLPEGSVLTIRDRNGTILARYPEPEKWVGKSVPEAPIAQAITSHPNKSTMESLGVDGIPRLYAFQQFADYAGDRDVFISVGIPTEVAFAGVNRIQTRNLVGVGLVTFLAVLIAWSGSYRLILRRINELMSATKSLAAGDLSVRTNLPYGQGELGQLSRAFDSMAAKLEQRTKELQEAESRYRALVENIPAVTYTLKPGDEGYVSPQINKMLGLSQAEWMSDPGLCFNQVHPLDRPRVRVEVCERIEKLESYRSEYRMIISSGFQVWVRNEAAAIRDESGQPSFIQGFVTDITDRKQNEEAVKLAYLKLNQIFNTAVDGMCVINKEFKIIKANDAYCTLAGIAKEAAIGAKCYEVFPSPICCTSDCPLNQILNGKTHVEYDMEKVLDNGSLLACIVTANAYHDLNGELIGVVEDIKDISERKQVEREMARLEQLNMVGEMAAGIGHEIRNPMTTVRGFLQMLGGKKELIEYKAHFDLMIEELDRANSIITEFLSLAKDKPSDLKTQNLNKVVKALFPLMESDSINSEKYVTLELNEEIPDLLLDEKEIRQVILNLVRNGLEAMSPGGNLTVKTFTANNEVVLAVQDQGTGIESEVLEKLGQPFLTTKENGTGLGLSLCYSIVNRHNAVMEVETSREGTTMYVKFNSCFPPGQD; this is encoded by the coding sequence TTGAAACGATTTTTTTACAGTCTTCGCTTTCGCATCATACTTCTTATTCTTCTTGCCGTTCTCCCTGCTTTAGGACTAATACTATACACGGCAAATGAAGAGCACAAACTAGCCACTCAACAAGCAAAAGCTGATGCTTTGACAATCGCACGGCTGATTTCCCATGATGAGGAGCGAATAATTGCAGAATCCCGGCAATTTCTTGCTGTTACAGCTCAGCTCCCCATATTCCTCAGCGGCGGTTCAGCTGAGCATACCGCATTTTTACAAGACTTGCTGGGAAAAACCCCCCATTACTCATCTATTAGCGTAGTTAAGCCGGATGGTAGTCTATTAAGTAGCAGTCCACCAGTTAACGAGTCAATCGACCTGGCTGACCGGCCTTATTTACAACGCTCTCTCCTGACTGGTGAATTCAGAGTCGGGGACTACCAAATTAGCCGGTTGACCGGCAGTGCCTCTCTTCCCTTTAGTTATCCCATTATTGATGACGTGGGACGTATACAGGCAGTGCTTGTTGCTGAATTAGATTTAGCCTGGCTCAATCAAATGGCGGCTGAAGCAAAATTACCCGAAGGCTCAGTTTTGACTATAAGAGACCGCAACGGTACAATCTTAGCCCGTTATCCCGAGCCGGAAAAATGGGTTGGAAAATCCGTGCCGGAGGCCCCCATAGCTCAGGCTATTACCAGTCACCCCAATAAGAGTACCATGGAGAGTCTCGGTGTGGACGGAATTCCGCGACTTTACGCATTCCAGCAGTTTGCTGATTACGCAGGAGATAGGGATGTGTTTATCAGTGTGGGCATACCCACCGAAGTAGCATTTGCCGGTGTGAACAGGATACAAACTCGTAATCTGGTGGGAGTCGGACTCGTAACCTTCCTGGCAGTATTGATTGCATGGTCCGGCAGTTATCGTCTTATCTTACGGCGAATTAATGAGCTAATGAGTGCAACAAAGAGTCTGGCAGCGGGTGACCTGTCTGTCCGTACTAACTTACCTTACGGGCAAGGTGAACTTGGCCAACTTTCACGTGCATTTGACAGTATGGCTGCAAAGCTGGAGCAGCGTACTAAAGAACTTCAAGAGGCAGAATCCAGGTACCGTGCTCTGGTGGAAAACATTCCAGCGGTTACATATACCTTAAAGCCGGGTGATGAAGGATATGTTAGCCCCCAAATAAATAAAATGCTGGGCTTATCACAGGCGGAATGGATGTCTGATCCCGGGCTTTGCTTTAACCAAGTTCATCCTTTAGATCGACCGCGTGTTCGGGTGGAGGTATGCGAACGAATAGAAAAGCTTGAATCATACCGGTCAGAGTACCGGATGATTATTAGCAGTGGCTTCCAAGTATGGGTCCGAAACGAAGCTGCAGCGATAAGAGATGAATCTGGTCAACCAAGCTTTATACAAGGCTTTGTGACGGACATTACGGACCGCAAACAGAATGAAGAAGCAGTCAAACTTGCTTATTTAAAGCTTAATCAAATCTTTAATACTGCAGTTGATGGTATGTGTGTTATCAACAAAGAATTTAAAATAATTAAGGCAAACGATGCGTACTGCACCTTAGCAGGAATAGCTAAAGAGGCAGCCATAGGGGCAAAATGCTATGAGGTTTTTCCCAGCCCTATATGTTGTACCTCTGACTGTCCACTAAATCAAATTCTTAATGGTAAGACGCATGTGGAATATGATATGGAAAAGGTGCTTGATAATGGAAGCCTTCTTGCTTGTATTGTGACAGCAAATGCTTATCATGACCTAAACGGTGAATTGATAGGCGTTGTAGAAGATATAAAGGACATTTCTGAACGTAAACAGGTGGAAAGGGAAATGGCTCGCCTGGAACAACTAAACATGGTAGGAGAAATGGCAGCCGGTATCGGCCACGAAATTAGGAACCCTATGACCACTGTCCGTGGCTTTCTACAGATGCTTGGGGGCAAAAAGGAACTTATTGAGTATAAGGCTCATTTTGACCTCATGATTGAAGAATTAGATAGAGCAAACTCAATAATTACGGAGTTTCTTTCCCTGGCAAAAGACAAACCTTCTGATTTAAAGACTCAAAATCTTAATAAAGTAGTGAAAGCTCTGTTTCCCTTAATGGAATCAGATTCCATTAATTCGGAAAAATATGTTACACTGGAATTAAACGAGGAAATACCTGATTTACTTCTCGATGAAAAAGAGATACGACAGGTAATTTTAAACCTGGTCCGCAACGGCCTGGAAGCAATGTCACCCGGAGGAAATTTAACAGTAAAAACTTTTACCGCAAATAACGAGGTGGTTTTAGCCGTACAGGATCAGGGTACAGGTATTGAAAGTGAAGTCCTCGAAAAATTAGGCCAGCCTTTTCTGACAACAAAAGAAAACGGAACTGGTTTGGGACTGTCATTGTGTTATAGCATTGTTAACAGGCATAACGCTGTTATGGAAGTGGAAACTAGCCGAGAAGGGACAACAATGTATGTTAAATTTAATAGTTGCTTTCCACCAGGGCAGGATTAG